GTTCGGTTTGGCAAAGACTTGGTGCAGATGTGACAGCAGTTGAATTTTTGGGTCATGTTGGTGGAATTGGAATTGATATGGAGATATCTAAAAACTTTCAACGCATCCttcaaaagcaaggatttaaatttaaattgaatACAAAAGTTACTGGGGCTACCAAGAAGtcagatggaaacattgatgtttCGTAAGTATGCTACATTTGATTTTGATGATATCctcatctttttctttaagaaaaattatcaacctttcagtattttataattttaggttattttataatataaaaccaTTTTATTGCTTAGTATAACTCAGTATTGTTAAATCAGTCTATTGAAATTCATAATTAAGAAGATGGTAGAAAATAATTCAGTGTTCTCATTGTAATCATTGTTACAATgattagtgtagattctttttCATAGTATACATTCAGAAAATTTAAGCTCACAAGACTCAGTAAAATGAATTCAATATTTTTAGACTGGTATGTAGGGAAATCATTATTAACTAGatttactatgtgcctggcactctatttattaaacacttttaTAACTTAATAACTTGCCTATGGTCACACAATTAGTGTCAGAGTCACTGCTTATACTTGGATCTTTTTTACTATAAGATCTATTTTCTTAACCTGTGTTATACTGtctgttttttttaagattttaatgaTAGACCTCAAgggaatatgtatattttttcatcGTCTGACCCTGTgtcataattataataaaataaacttacaCTATTAGAAGTGTCATCAATACTTGAGAACTGTCTGGTCTTAAAATTTCCAAGTCTATCAGCTATTTATGTAGAAGTGTGTTTAACAGTTGTAACACTGTTCATTATCTAGTATTGAAGCTGCTGCTGGTGGTAAAGCTGAAGTTATCACTTGTGATGTACTCTTGGTTTGCATTGGCCGACGACCTTTTACGCAGAATTTGGGTCTAGAAGAGCTTGGCATCGAACTAGACCCTAGAGGTAGAATTCCAATCAATTCCAGATTCCAGACTAAAATTCCAAAGTAAGTTGCATAATTAACTGCATTTTCAATAATTTTGAAGTTTATGTCAAACACTACTTTGAAAATAAGACTTCTGTCATGCTTAAAAatgctgatttggctcagtggatagagcgtcggcctgtggaccgaggggtcccaggttcgattctggtcaggagcatgtacctgggttgcgggcacatccccagtgggggctgtgcaggaggcagctgatcgatgtttctctgtcatcgatgtttctaactctctatccctctcccttcctctctgttaaaaatcaataaaaaatattttttaaaattgcattggCTTTGGGGAAAAATAGTAAATTATATGTGAAAGCAAAATAATTAATTTCATTACTGAAAATTAGAACCCAAACTTTGATATTTAAAGAGctgaatttaatatatttttgggtGACTTAATAACTAGAACTTAAGATTTTGTGAACATGGCATAAGTATCTGTGCTTTCAGAAGTTTACTCTTTCTTTTGATCTGTGTTGTAGTATCTATGCTATTGGTGATGTGGTGGCTGGTCCAATGCTGGCTCACAAAGCAGAGGATGAAGGCATTATCTGTGTTGAAGGAATGGCTGGTGGTGCTGTGCACATTGACTACAATTGTGTACCATCAGTGATTTACACACACCCTGAAGTGGCTTGGGTTGGCAAATCAGAAGAGCAGTTGAAGGAAGAGGTAATACTGCACTAGGGTAGCTTTACTCCAGTGTGTGTGAATTGAGTTATGCTACTGGTGGCTGAGagttattaatatattaatgtgTTTTAATTACTATGTAGAACATTATacttttagtttatatatttttcccttaGTATCATGAAGGAGATCATTTACTTGCCTGAATTCCAAAACTAGTAATTCTAGAGCTTTTCATTTTGGCTTTGACATATACACAGATGGATTGAAATTGGCATTTGCTTGTGTTTATACCAAAATATATCTCATTAACAAGTCTTTTGGTATTTCCTTCTGTATGTTCTGTGAAAAATTACTTTCTTGGCATTTATTTTCTGAACAAATGGTGGATGGTTTCACCAATGGGAATAAACTTTTTCAGAGTTTATGTAGGTTGTCATTTTTCTGTCTTTCACAGGGTATTGAGTACAAAATTGGGAAATTCCCATTTGCTGCTAACAGCAGAGCTAAGACAAATGCTGACACAGATGGCATGGTGAAGATTCTTGGGCACAAATCAACAGACAGAGTATTGGGAGCACATATTCTAGGACCAGTGAGTATTGTAAAACCAGAAATTTCATTAGGGTTTTTGGAAAGCATTGCTATTTAGTAGATTGATTTAAAACCACCAAGTGTTTACATTCTGAGGTTGTATTTACCAGTAAAGTTTGAATATGGCTTCTTTGTGCACCATTTCTAGCAAGGTACCAGCATCACCCTCACAGTTTTGCCCACCGTATCATATACTTTCCACACTGCAGCCATGATTATTCTTTTAGAAcagtctttcttttaaaaatatatttttattgatgtcagagaggaagggagagggagagagagatagggacatcaaggatgagagagaatcattgatctactgcctcctgcacaccccacactggggattgagccagcaacttgagcatgtgccctgaccgggaatcgaactgtgacttcctggttcataggtcaacactcaaccactgagccatgctggctgggctaattattcttttaaaacatgcacCATATGCCTGCTTCAAACTCACCAAGTTTCTTTTCAACTGAAGACTTACAAATCCTCCCTGAATCTGATCCTGCCTACCTTTCTGCTTCATCTCTTTCTACTTTTCCTTTTTGGACTTTCTCTTGATTTCATAAGAGGTCAAATTTTTTTCCTGGTTAGAACTTTGTGTTTATAGTAATACCCTTTGCTTAGAATGCTCTGCCTCTACTTTGTGTGATTGGCTCCTTTATTGTTCGCGTCTCAGCTTGTGTTACCTTTCCCTACCACTAAATCTGAAGCATGCCCTCCCCCTAGGTATCTGATGTAACAGTAATGAAAGTAGAACATTTGAATTCCTACTCTGTAATCTTTCCTAAATACATGTATTAACTTCAATTTTCATAACTCTATGAGGTAGGAATTTGCTATTCCCATTTTTGAGGCAAATAAATGTAATGAAGTAGTCTGTGAGTAGTTGAGGTAGTAAGTGATATAATTTGAATCCAGAGTCCAAGTTCTTGACTTCTGTGCCACCTTTTTCTGTTAAGCTTTTCCTGAGTGAGTGGAAGAAGTTAGTTAACTGCTCTTACAACTCATCTTCCTTTAGTGTGTAGTTGTTTTTGCCAtggaaataaaattacttttgtctTACTACTTTAAAGGGTGCTGGTGAAATGGTAAATGAAGCTGCTCTTGCATTGGAATATGGAGCATCCTGTGAAGATATAGCTAGAGTCTGTCATGCACATCCGGTAATTATTAACAACATAACGGAATTAATAGCTACTCTATTTTCTTCTGACATAAGTCcttgatttttaatattaaatttctcCTCTTGCAGACCTTATCAGAAGCTTTTAGAGAAGCAAACCTGGCTGCATCATTTGGCAAACCAATCAACTTTTAAATttgaagattatatttttctgaaatttcctgAGAGTGTTTAAGAGATCACATTTCTGAACAGGATATGCTCACAGCTCCAAGAAATTCTAGGACTGAATTATGAAACTTTTGGAAGGTATTTAACAGGTTTGAACAGAATGGAATAATGTCATagctacattttaaataaatttaatattttgctttagTACATTAATATTGCAAAAGAAATGCTACTTATAGTAGCACTCTGGAAGATTTTTTAACGCATATTTCCATGCTGTTTGTATAAGGTTCAACCTCAGTGAATTTGTTAACTAGCTTTTATCCCTGGTATAGTAAAGTTGGATTTACTTATtacatggatggagctggagtatGGTATGTGAAAGTATGTTTGAAGCAAGGTGATCAAGTTATTTTAAACTTGGTTTTCAGTATTGGACATAAGAGTCAGTcattaaaataagatttaaatatgtataaactGAACtcatgtaaataaaaaatgattgtcTCTCACTTGGTTTATTTAATACCGAAATTCTTGCAGTTTAGAGGTAGAATTTATGTGTTTAGATTTTTAAACTACCATCGAAGTCTGTAGTCTGAAGTATATAGTTAACCATATTTAGGAGGTATTCAAATGTTAAATAGCCACTCATGTATTATAATGGGGAATGAAgatatgaaaataaacatttcttaaatattcatttattgagTGGATATCAAGATAATCTGAGTTCTTTTATGACTACTTCTTGTGCATTcttactacttttttaaaaaatttatttttattgttgagattattatagatgtcttcCATTCACTCTCTCCCTAACCTttacccccctccacctggctcctgccccacccctggccttcactgccctattgtttatgtccatggactatgcatataatTTCTTCGGTTTacctctttccatccccatcaccccttCATTCTGAgttctgtcagtctgttccatacattcatgtctctggacctatttagttcatcagtttattttgttcattagattccacatataagtgagatcatgtgatacttgtctttctccgactggcttattttgtttagcataataaatctccaggtccatccatactgtatTCCATTGTAagcttaattttttgttttaaattctcacccaaggatatgtttgtaattttttatttttagagagagagaaggaaacattgatcagttgcctccaatatgcaccctgacctgggattgaacccgcgatctaggtatgtgccctgacagggaatcaaactggcaatatTTTGGTATATATGACAACACTCCAACTGACTgtgccacctgaccagggcttattttctttattatctatactaataaaggggtaatatgctaattagactgggagaccttctggacaaagccatggtggtggttAGGGCCGAGCAGGCTGGCTAgaaggggtggcagttgggggcgatcaggctggtggagggggcggcaattgggggcaatcaggccggcaagggggctgttaggggtgagcaggtcagcagggtggggggagttgggggtaagcaggccagcggaggaggggcagttgggggcgaacaggccagcagggggttgcAGTTGAGGTCAAGCAggctggtggtggtgaggggggggcagttggggacgagcaggccagcaggcggaggcagttgggggttatcaggccagcaggcagagtggttaggggtgtttagccaggcaggcgagctgttaggagccagcagtcctggattgcaagagggatgtcccactgtcggtttaggcctgatccctaaactggcagtcagacatcccctgaggggtcccagattggagatggtgcaggccggctgagggaccacccccaccctcacccctgtgcacaaatttcgtgcaccaggccactagtagctCTTACAAACTTGATGTACCTTTCCCCCACATTGTAGTATTAAGACATTTAAAAGGTCATTACCCTTCCACCTTTTTTGGTGATACCTACAAACTGTTTAGCTTGTACTTTTGGAGAAACAATGTAAGCGAATCTTTAATGTGTCTTTTCCTATGTAGATTTTCATTGTGTTCTTGGCTGGGTAAATGACTGTTTCTTTAAAGTGTAAACTGTTTctttaaagttataaaattttatttattggtaaATATTTAAGATGGcctttcttgaaatatttaatgGTGTTAAATGACAAATAGGCTTTTGCTAAATTTAAGAATCATTTTAGATTAAATAGTTCTCCAATTTGGGATAGCATgaatttaaagaggaaaataagcTGTCTTCAAATACTAGGAATAGGCAAACTAGATATTCATTTGATTAAAATTTAAAGGTTATATTAGTCTTAAGGAAACGTTGGGAGAATATAATTTATCAGCAGAAAGCTGTATAGAATGCAATACCATCAGTTGATCATAGCTAAAAAGAGAAACTTTAGTATTTTTCAGGTTTTAATCATattatatatgggtcatgttttcctttttcttaggtCCAGTGATCCTGGATTGTACACGATTCTTATGAATGATACTATGTAAAGATTCTGGATTCTGTTACATACttaaaaatagtgattttttGTTTCAGTGGGCAGTTAACTTGGCTGAACTCTACTCCAAATTTGTCTTTGTGGGGGACAGCTGCCCGAGATCTCTATTCGGGTGTTTTACCTTCACCCGACTGACTGTTCATTGCATGTATAGTTATCTGGTCAGCCAGAGATTGGGCACAATTTGGGGGTCCTCTCCTGTGCCTCTTGCTTTTCTGGTGTTTCCCTCCTTCATATTTCAGCTACTTTGGTTGCCCTAAATTCTGTCCTCCTAGTCTTGAACCAGTAAAACTTGGCTTCTGCCTAAAAGTTGCCACTTATTGGGATCTCCCCTCAAgtgaaaaattgttaaaaatgggAATTTCATACAATGTTGATCTTTCTTCAGTGTCAACTCCCCTCTGCCTGCTTGGTTAATCTCTAATATCTTTAGGGTGGAAAAACACATTTTGTGTAGAGTTTGCAGTTATCAGCAAGAGTGTTGGTCAGATATATGCTATTTGCCATTTTTTTGAAATCCCAATATTATGTGAACAAATCTGTAGTTTATTTAAACCTCAAACTCTAGGGAAAAAAGTTTCTAATTAGAGAATACTGAAATACAATTTAATATGAAGTCCTAGCTATAGAGAGACACAAAGTAATAGTTAAATTCAACTTTAAAGATTCCCATTCAATATGGGAATGCAAATTTATTGGGGTGGGCCTGAGTAAACAGTAagtgaacatttaaaatttgttttataagtTTGAAATACTTTCTTGGCTTGTGAAAGGTGGGGCTGAGCTCATTGTCCAGTTCATTAAGCTGATTAAAATTCGTAGTTTCAATGTGAGATCTTTGGTTGGTTAGCTGTATGGGGGAAGTAGTGACAGtgtctattttaaaatacatagggGAAAAATAGTTTCTCTAGTAGGTGATGCGGTATGACCACTTTCTTAAAGTGACAAATAACTGCCTCGCACCAAAGGGAAGTTGCCTTATTGTTTAAATTACAGCTGTTTACATAACTTTTGTTCAGGCCCAGCTTCAAATGCAGCTGTGTTAGCTGTGTGGGTGGGTAAGTAGTACACAGAATGGTGGTTGAAGAATGTGTGAGAAAACCAGGGCTTGGCCTGTTACCCAGCTAGCTCAGCTATAAAGTTGACAAAGGCTTGACAATTGTATTCCCGTTATTTTCTTTGTCATATGATTGTTTTGGCCTCACCTACAGATCTTAGCAAAGAATCTGTAGTTTGTGAgttaaaatacaatataaaagcTGAGAAATTTCGGTCTCATTCTGTACTTTCTAAACTCTGGCCCGCTTTAATTTAAACCTTCCCCAGAGCAACCCCGAACCTGTTCTAGGTGGTAATACCTAAAAGCCAGAGTTTTCTAAAAAttgctttttgttctttttcctagAGCAAGGAATACTGTGGGAGTTTTGGAGATTGGAGCAGCTAAGCAACCACTGAAATGGTGCAAGTAGCTCCAGCTCTAGcctgggaggtggttggggtgGATTTATGGAGGATATTGACTTACTAATAGCTTGTTTATAGACAACAGACATTGGGCTCCATGGAGGCAATCAACTTGTTTATAAATCCATCTTTACAGTGAAAATAACATTCTTTGTTCAAGGGATTCATGAACactaaaatcagtaaaagtaaCAATTTAAGAAATATACTAAACATATTTATACAAAAGCACTATACTTTATTAAACTCCATACAAAATGTGGTGATTAAGAACATTAAATAGGCCATGAGTTTTACTTTGAAGATCAGTAAGTCAGTTTTTAAATGTAGTTATTTTACTTTGGTCACCTCAGCTGTCTTATAGCCCTTCCTCCTTCATTACAAGCAGGTGCTGTAAATAGTAACTTTCTGGCTTATATCCTTCAGGAGTGAACGGACTTCTCCTTCTAGTCTTTCTAATTCTTGAGCTTTATCTTCTAAATATTTTTGATTGTCctcatattttctttctaaatctgtgagagaaaaagaaaaagtctgagCAATTTATACTGTGATGATCTCAAAACCTAATAATTATCTTTGCTTATAAGGTTTTATTAAGTGCCTGAGACAAAGTGAATGGATTTtcaccttttaaataaaaaactattaatgtatttatttaaaaatgctttgtgAAAGCATGAACCTAGGTGAACAGACCTACCTTTCAGGAGCTGAAGCTTGCTGTTTGCTTGAGCCAAAAGTGTTTTTGCTTCATTTTGTAGCATTTCAGCTTTCCTTCTGGCATCAGCCGACTCTTCGGTTTTTTTGGCAATTAAATTTTctactttcttatatttttcatCAAGTTCACCATCCAGAGTCTACAGTCCCACATTTAGACACAACAAAGTGATAATGTTAGTGTCAGTAATTACATATAAGAACAGTAGTGTAATTGTGGCAAGCTTGGGTCACATAGGTATTAGCTTGGACAGCAAGCATTCTGGATTAAGGGCCCCCATCCAGGGGGGCTCAGGCTTCAAGCTATTCAGTGGTAAACAATTGAAAACTTAATCTTGAAACAGTGGAATTACATACAATATTgccataacttttaaaaatattttggagtttTAACAGGTCTCTAGGGCTAAGCCCTCTCCTGCTGATTAGCACTTTTCTATGGAGACATTGTAGAGAGAGTAGGAGTTTCTCAAAAGTAGATGTGCTGAGATCtaaacatttaaatttcaaaaagggCTCATTTTGAAGAAATGGAAGGCGGGCCATCTGGATTCTTGACTAATTTAGGGTTTGTAGAGACTTGTTACTAAGAAATTGGGGAAAAGACAGGTTTAATTAAAGGAAGGGTGAGATGATAGCATATGTGGGTGGTTGAGAGGAGAAATTGGTGTAGGTTTGGAAAGATGGTTACAAGTGATTCTTTTGAGAAACACTTTGAACAATAACCATTGTTAATAGGAATTTCACGCCAAGGGGTTTTGTTCCTATTTATTGTAATCAATGTCATGTATGCAAAATGATCTGTAAGAAGATTATTTGGGAAATTTATGCTCTCAGAACTGCAGGAAACGAGTGGAAAAGAAAGACGTGGAAGTgaaattttcttattgttttgttcttttcccTGACCCAAGAGGTATAGGGtagagtgtaaattctacaactagagaagtgaaGAAAGAGCATTGAGACCGGTAAgagctggcacctggatgtgctctTCTTCAaactgggagggagacacaagttCCCACCCCAAAGCCAAAGTAATTTCAAGAAAAGtcttgaaattaattttagttatAACTCCCTACAGTGTGAACATTCTCCCCAAAAGTTTAAAAGGGTTCCTTGGAAATAAAACCCAggcaatttagaaataaattacttGGCTTCTTGGTGAAAAAATTGGGTCATGTGAGATTTTCTCTGCAAAATTAGAGTACCTTCCAGTGAGAAGCACGAGAAGGAGGGTTTAATTCAAAATGAGTGTGGAAGGGGTGAGATGTTGGTTCCCCTCCTACTAGCTGGTCTCTGTTGTGAACTCTTTAATGATTTCTCAAGTGGCCAGGTAATTGCTGTATGCCATAAAGATCTTCCTGATTGAAATACAGAAATAGATGCTCAATATGCTTGTTTTAAGACTTCCACCCCTACGttaatttcatttttccaaaCCCTGTCTACGTCTGGATTTGAGGATCTAGGTCACGCTTATTGGATACTTTTCGTATCCACTTCCATTCTTTTCCATCTGTGTCTTTAAAGACTGCTGTGTTGGGACAGGTCATTTGGAAGTTTCTGATGACTAACCATATTAGGGCTGTGTTCCTTAATACCAAGGAAGGCAGTGAGACTAGTTGCTCCTTGACCAACACAGCCATGAAGCGACAGAGATGTACTTGCCTTTTTAACGTCTTCGGCACTCTGTTTCACAGCATAGACTACTTTTTCAATGTATTCTGCCTCCCCAGAGTTCTGCGCTGCCTTCCGCTTAAGTTCCTCCATATTCCTTTCCAGCTCGCTGATGCGCTGGGAGGCGTTGAATAAGGTTTCCTCAGAAGCTGCTGTTTCAGACTCAATCTAAAAATACAATGTCAGTCATTCAGCAAGCCATTAACCTAAGAGGTGGTAGGAAGTGCTATGAACATAAGTTACTAGGAAGATTTAAAAGACTGCTATGCCATCTTTTTCTAGACGAAAAGAagtaattattaaaaagaaaatataaatttaaggaAGCATAGTAAAGTGCCCAACTTTAAATGGTGTTTGACACATCTCATGTTAACACATTTTATCGCGGtttaacaggtggcgtgggccatttttgcagttgaatagattgattaccgttatacctggaagtacatacataatttaccattgtatgtgttagagacccaaattttgtcctttggaattcgtatatctgcatgttagcatccctttagagcaataaaaaagtataaaaataaacgtatttatacgttacctgcattctaccgctagtctataaaaaacatattaatacgtgtcccacgctctactaccagtcaacgtaaaacgtataaatacgtttcccgcatacaatgtgttaactaTATTCTTTGGTACTTCTGGTGATCTAGGCTGAAATGCACATGAAGTTTCTCCTTAGGGTAAGAACCACCCCAGGCAGCTTGATGTGTTGAGAAGCACTTTAAGGACATCTGTAAATGTTGGCCAATGAGCACAAATAAACAGATGTGAGAAGAGGGATTTCCACATAAACTGCCAGATGTTTGTGGGGAAATTATAACTTCCagtcacctttatttttttctatcaactTGAAAGGAAACTCTAGTAATGGAGTTTATGGCACTTCAGAAACTACCTGTAAAGTTAATTACTGAAGACATAGAGACCAGGAATGTTAAGACTGCACAATTACTGATAGGATTGGGAAATGGGAGCTGTAAATAAAGTTAGGGGAAACACATCATCTGGGCAACGGGCGAAAAATCCACATTTGATTTCTTTTCAAAGTATAATGaataaacattgatttttttaaatttttttttaagacaagcCAAAAGTAAGCAATCTGGCCCATGATAGATAGAAAAACCAGTTTCACTCAGCACTCCCTTTTTCTTAGAAATGATTCTTAAGGATGGGTCTATTTCCATAGGATTATCTCTGAGTAATAATAATGCCATAGTGAAACTAAAATTTGTATTTCAAACCAAATGATTCTTAACCTAA
This DNA window, taken from Myotis daubentonii chromosome 10, mMyoDau2.1, whole genome shotgun sequence, encodes the following:
- the DLD gene encoding dihydrolipoyl dehydrogenase, mitochondrial; protein product: MQSWSRVYCSLAKRGHFSRIPHGLQGVSVVPLRTYADQPLEADVTVVGSGPGGYVAAIKAAQLGFKTVCIEKNETLGGTCLNVGCIPSKALLNNSHYYHMAHGKDFASRGIEVSEVRLNLEKMMEQKSTAVKALTGGIAHLFKQNKVVHVNGYGKITGKNQVTATKADGSTQVIDTKNILIATGSEVTPFPGITIDEDTIVSSTGALSLKKVPEKMVVIGAGVIGVELGSVWQRLGADVTAVEFLGHVGGIGIDMEISKNFQRILQKQGFKFKLNTKVTGATKKSDGNIDVSIEAAAGGKAEVITCDVLLVCIGRRPFTQNLGLEELGIELDPRGRIPINSRFQTKIPNIYAIGDVVAGPMLAHKAEDEGIICVEGMAGGAVHIDYNCVPSVIYTHPEVAWVGKSEEQLKEEGIEYKIGKFPFAANSRAKTNADTDGMVKILGHKSTDRVLGAHILGPGAGEMVNEAALALEYGASCEDIARVCHAHPTLSEAFREANLAASFGKPINF